From Halichoerus grypus chromosome 6, mHalGry1.hap1.1, whole genome shotgun sequence, one genomic window encodes:
- the TRIM56 gene encoding E3 ubiquitin-protein ligase TRIM56, giving the protein MVSQGSSPSLLEALSSDFLACKICLEQLRAPKTLPCLHTYCQGCLAQLADGGHLRCPECRETVPVPPAGVAAFKTNFFVNGLLDLVRARAGGDLRAGKPACALCPLVGGAGTGGPATARCLDCADDLCQACADGHRCTRQTHNHRVVDLVGYRAGWYDEEARERQAAQCPQHPGEALRFLCQPCSQLLCRECRLDPHLDHPCLPLAEAVRARRPGLEDLLAGVDNSLAELEAARMVEKEALARLREQAAKVGTQVEEVTEGVLRALLAQKQEVLGQLRAHVEAAEEAARERLGELESREQVARAAAAFARRVLSLGREAEILSLEGAIAQRLRQLQGCPWMPGPAPCLLPRLELHPGLLDKNCPLLRLSFDEPQLQKDSGKDEAGSQGGDEAQNRTRDGAKSERQGGIQPQSRDGAYTPKEDRAQTPQEDGAQTPKEDRAQTPQEDGAQTPKEGRAQTPLEDEGAQTPRGSRSNKKRKFKGRLKSISREPSPAPGLNLEGSGLLPRPIFSCSFPTRMPGDKRSPRITGLCPFGPREILVADEQNRALKRFSLSGDYRGAVPVPEGCSPCSVAALQGAVAFSAGARLYLISPDGEVQWRRALSLSQASHAVAAMPSGDRVAVSVSGHVEVYNMEGSLATRFIPGGKANRGLRALVFLTASPQGNFVGSDWQQNSVVVCDGLGQVIGEYRGPGLHGCQPGSVSVDKKGYIFLTLREVNKVVILDPKGSLLGDFLTAYHGLEKPRVTTMVDGRHLVVSLSNGTIHVFRVRPPDS; this is encoded by the coding sequence ATGGTTTCCCAGGGATCCTCGCCCTCCCTCCTGGAAGCCCTGAGCAGCGATTTCCTGGCCTGTAAAATATGCCTGGAGCAGCTCCGCGCCCCCAAAACGTTGCCCTGCCTGCACACCTACTGCCAAGGCTGCCTGGCCCAGCTGGCCGACGGCGGCCACCTCCGCTGCCCCGAGTGCCGCGAGACCGTGCCCGTGCCGCCCGCGGGCGTGGCCGCCTTCAAGACCAACTTCTTCGTCAATGGGCTCCTGGATCTGGTGAGGGCCCGGGCTGGCGGAGACCTGCGCGCGGGGAAGCCCGCCTGTGCGCTGTGTCCCCTGGTCGGGGGGGCGGGCACCGGGGGCCCGGCCACGGCCCGGTGCCTGGACTGCGCGGATGACCTGTGCCAGGCATGTGCCGACGGCCACCGCTGTACCCGGCAGACCCACAACCACCGGGTGGTGGACCTGGTGGGCTACAGGGCGGGCTGGTACGACGAGGAGGCCCGGGAGCGCCAGGCGGCCCAGTGCCCCCAGCACCCCGGGGAGGCCCTGCGCTTCCTGTGCCAGCCCTGCTCCCAGCTGCTGTGCCGTGAGTGCCGCCTGGACCCCCACCTGGACCACCCCTGCCTGCCACTGGCCGAGGCCGTGCGTGCCCGGAGGCCCGGCCTGGAGGACCTGCTGGCTGGTGTGGACAACAGCCTGGCCGAGCTCGAGGCCGCCCGGATGGTGGAAAAGGAAGCCTTGGCCCGGCTGCGGGAGCAGGCGGCTAAAGTGGGGACCCAGGTGGAGGAGGTGACTGAGGGGGTCCTCCGGGCCCTCCTGGCCCAGAAGCAGGAGGTGCTGGGGCAGCTACGGGCCCACGTGGAGGCGGCGGAGGAGGCCGCCCGGGAGAGACTGGGGGAGCTGGAGAGCCGGGAGCAGGTGGCCAGGGCGGCGGCCGCCTTCGCCCGTCGGGTGCTCAGCCTGGGCCGCGAGGCGGAGATACTCTCGCTGGAAGGGGCGATTGCCCAGAGGCTCCGGCAGCTACAGGGTTGCCCCTGGATGCCTGGGCCGGCCCCCTGCCTGCTGCCCCGGCTGGAGCTCCATCCTGGGCTCCTGGACAAGAACTGCCCCCTGCTACGGCTCTCCTTTGACGAGCCCCAGCTCCAGAAGGACAGTGGGAAAGACGAAGCGGGAAGCCAGGGAGGGGATGAAGCTCAGAACCGCACGCGGGATGGAGCCAAGTCCGAGAGACAAGGTGGAATCCAGCCCCAGAGCAGGGATGGAGCTTACACCCCAAAGGAGGACAGAGCCCAGACACCCCAGGAAGATGGAGCCCAGACTCCGAAGGAGGACAGAGCCCAGACACCCCAGGAAGATGGAGCCCAGACCCCAAAAGAGGGCAGAGCCCAGACACCCCTAGAAGACGAAGGAGCCCAGACCCCGAGGGGCAGCAGATCCAACAAGAAGAGGAAGTTCAAAGGCAGGCTCAAGTCAATTTCCCGGGAGCCCAGCCCAGCACCTGGGCTAAACCTGGAGGGCTCcggcctcctccccaggcccatTTTTTCCTGCAGTTTCCCCACACGGATGCCTGGAGACAAGCGGTCTCCTCGGATCACAGGGCTCTGTCCCTTCGGCCCCCGGGAGATCCTGGTGGCCGACGAGCAGAACAGGGCACTGAAGCGCTTCTCCCTCAGTGGTGACTACAGGGGCGCGGTGCCCGTCCCCGAGGGCTGTTCTCCTTGCAGCGTGGCCGCCCTGCAGGGGGCTGTGGCCTTCTCGGCTGGCGCGAGGCTCTACCTCATCAGCCCCGACGGCGAGGTGCAGTGGCGCCGGGCCCTGAGCCTCTCCCAGGCCAGCCATGCCGTGGCCGCGATGCCGAGCGGGGACCGGGTGGCCGTCAGCGTGTCGGGCCACGTGGAGGTGTACAACATGGAAGGCAGCCTGGCCACCCGGTTTATCCCGGGGGGCAAGGCCAACAGGGGCCTGCGGGCGCTGGTGTTCCTGACGGCCAGCCCCCAAGGCAATTTTGTGGGGTCCGATTGGCAGCAGAATAGCGTGGTGGTCTGTGATGGGCTGGGTCAGGTGATCGGGGAGTACCGGGGGCCGGGCCTGCACGGCTGCCAGCCAGGCTCTGTGTCTGTGGATAAGAAAGGCTACATCTTTCTGACCCTTCGCGAGGTCAACAAGGTGGTGATCCTGGATCCGAAGGGGTCACTGCTCGGCGACTTCCTGACAGCCTATCATGGCCTGGAAAAGCCCAGGGTGACCACCATGGTGGACGGCAGGCACCTGGTTGTGTCCCTCAGTAACGGGACCATCCATGTCTTTCGGGTCCGCCCTCCTGATAGTTAA